DNA sequence from the Methylomonas albis genome:
AACCGCTACAATTGCCGGCCTTTTTCAAAGTCCTGCTCGCCGACCCAGCCATATGGCGTTTGGGCGATCAGGGCCGCAATGTGCCATGGCAAAAAAACTAATTCAAAAAGTTAATTACGGCTGGCGCTTGCTGGCGACGGCCATTAGCTTTAGCTGTTTCGGTATCGGCGGCGTTTTACTATGGCTGCTGGTATTTCCGCTGTTGGCGATATGGCCGGGCAGCCGCGTCCAAAAAGCCTGCCGCGCCCAGTACACGGTACACCTCAGTTTTTATATCTTTATAGGCTTGATGCACAGGCTGGGCGTGATGACGTATGAAGTGATCGGTCTGGAAAAACTCAACCGTCCCGGCCAACTAATTCTCGCCAATCATCCAACGCTGGTAGACGTGGTATTTCTACTCAGCCGAATCAAACAAGCCAACTGCATCGTCAAAGCCAGCCTGTGGCGCAACCCGGCGATGCGTGGACCAATCTTGAACGCCGGCTATATCAGCAACGCCGATTCCGAAACCATGATCAACGATTGCGCAACCTGGCTGCAAAACGGCGGTGCCATGCTCATTTTCCCGGAAGGCACCCGCTCGGTGCCGGGCCAGCCTTATCGATTTCAACGCGGCGCGGCGGCCATTGCCTTACAAGCCGGTAGTATAATCACCCCGGTAACCCTGACTTGCATGCCCAGCACCCTGACC
Encoded proteins:
- a CDS encoding lysophospholipid acyltransferase family protein, with protein sequence MAKKLIQKVNYGWRLLATAISFSCFGIGGVLLWLLVFPLLAIWPGSRVQKACRAQYTVHLSFYIFIGLMHRLGVMTYEVIGLEKLNRPGQLILANHPTLVDVVFLLSRIKQANCIVKASLWRNPAMRGPILNAGYISNADSETMINDCATWLQNGGAMLIFPEGTRSVPGQPYRFQRGAAAIALQAGSIITPVTLTCMPSTLTKTQAWHQIPQRRFHLQMIVGDDVELQPFRALQPRSIAVRRLTQHLQDYFTQQRERHERDGN